The following proteins come from a genomic window of Henningerozyma blattae CBS 6284 chromosome 4, complete genome:
- the TBLA0D04320 gene encoding citrate synthase (similar to Saccharomyces cerevisiae CIT2 (YCR005C) and CIT1 (YNR001C); ancestral locus Anc_1.422) — MSTILSTQTRNMLARSAFKQCSSKYTLQLVANRLYSNASEKTLKETFAEIIPAKAEEIKAFKKQYGKTVIDEVRLEQAYGGMRGIKGIVWEGSVLDPEEGIRFRGRTIPDIQKQLPKAPGGDEPLPEALFWLLLTGEVPTESQVKALSADLASRSKLPDHVTNLLDNFPKELHPMAQFSAAVTSLETESKFAKAYAEGVTKTEYWKYTFEDSLDLLGKLPVIASKIYRNVFKNGKINQIDANADYGKNFANLLGYENNEFVELMRLYLTIHSDHEGGNVSAHTTHLVGSALSSPFLSFSAGLNGLAGPLHGRANQEVLEWLFKLREEVKGDYSKETIEKYLWDTLNSGRVVPGYGHAVLRKTDPRYIAQREFALKHFPDYELFKLVSTIYQVAPKVLTEHGKTKNPWPNVDSHSGVLLQYYGMTEASFYTVLFGVARAFGVLPQLIIDRAVGAPIERPKSFSTEKYKELIQNITSKN, encoded by the coding sequence atGTCCACTATCTTATCTACACAAACACGAAACATGCTAGCTAGATCTGCTTTCAAGCAATGCTCTTCCAAGTATACTTTACAATTGGTAGCTAATCGTTTATACTCAAATGCTTCTGAAAAGACTTTAAAGGAAACTTTTGCAGAAATCATTCCAGCTAAAGCTGAAGAAATCAAAGCTTTCAAGAAACAATACGGTAAGACTGTCATTGATGAAGTTCGTTTGGAACAAGCCTATGGTGGTATGAGAGGTATCAAGGGTATTGTTTGGGAAGGTTCTGTTTTGGACCCAGAAGAAGGTATCAGATTCAGAGGCCGTACAATCCCAGATATCCAAAAGCAATTGCCAAAGGCTCCAGGTGGTGATGAACCATTACCAGAAGCTTTATTCTGGTTGTTATTAACTGGTGAGGTCCCAACCGAATCTCAAGTCAAAGCTTTATCTGCCGATTTGGCTTCTAGATCCAAGTTGCCAGACCATGTCACCAATCTATTGGATAACTTCCCTAAGGAACTACATCCAATGGCCCAATTCTCTGCTGCTGTCACTTCTTTGGAAACTGAATCCAAATTCGCCAAAGCTTATGCTGAAGGTGTCACCAAGACTGAATATTGGAAGTACACTTTTGAAGATTCCTTGGATCTATTGGGTAAATTGCCTGTCATTGCTTCCAAGATTTACCGTAACGTCTTCAAGAACGGTAAGATTAATCAAATCGATGCCAATGCCGATTACGGTAAGAATTTCGCCAATTTATTAGgttatgaaaataatgaatttgtCGAATTAATGAGATTGTACTTGACCATCCATTCTGATCATGAAGGTGGTAATGTCTCTGCTCACACTACTCATTTAGTCGGTTCTGCTCTATCTTCTCCATTCCTATCCTTCTCTGCTGGTTTGAATGGGTTAGCTGGTCCTCTACATGGTCGTGCCAATCAAGAAGTTCTTGAATGGTTATTCAAATTAAGAGAAGAAGTCAAAGGTGATTATTCCAAGGAAAccattgaaaaatactTGTGGGATACTTTGAACTCTGGTAGAGTTGTCCCAGGTTATGGTCATGCTGTTTTGAGAAAGACCGATCCACGTTACATCGCTCAACGTGAATTCGCTTTGAAACATTTCCCAGACTACGAATTGTTCAAGTTAGTCTCTACCATCTACCAAGTAGCTCCAAAGGTATTAACTGAACACGGTAAGACCAAGAACCCATGGCCAAATGTAGACTCCCACTCTGGTGtattattacaatattACGGTATGACTGAAGCCTCCTTCTACACTGTCTTATTCGGTGTTGCAAGAGCCTTTGGTGTATTACCACAATTGATCATCGACAGAGCTGTCGGTGCTCCAATTGAAAGACCAAAATCTTTCTCTACTGAAAAATACAAGGAATTGATCCAAAATATTACttccaaaaattaa
- the TBLA0D04330 gene encoding BAR domain-containing protein (similar to Saccharomyces cerevisiae RVS161 (YCR009C); ancestral locus Anc_1.424) has protein sequence MSWEGFKKAINRAGNSVIVKNVDKTIDKEYNMEERRYKVLQKAGDSLQKEAKGYLDSIRAVTASQVTIAEVISNLYDDSKYANSNNNSNVGNYYLQSVQDFDSETVKQLDGPFRETVLDPVTKFSSYFKEIDDAIKKRDHKKQDYDASKAKVRRLIEKPAKDASKLPRAEKELALCKDVFDNLNDQLKLELPQLISLRVPYYDPSFEALVKIQMRFCTDGYTRLAQIQQYLDQQSRDDYANGLLDDRISDLLQQMSSLDICALGYK, from the coding sequence ATGTCGTGGGAAGGGTTTAAAAAAGCTATCAACCGAGCAGGTAATAGTGTCATTGTCAAGAATGTTGACAAGACTAttgataaagaatataatatgGAGGAACGTCGTTATAAAGTTCTTCAAAAAGCCGGGGATTCATTACAGAAGGAGGCTAAGGGGTATTTGGATTCTATCAGAGCCGTGACTGCTTCACAAGTGACCATTGCTGAAGTAATTTCTAATCTATATGATGATTCCAAATATGCcaattccaataataacagTAACGTGggtaattattatttacaatcTGTACAGGATTTTGATTCTGAAACAGTTAAACAACTGGATGGTCCCTTTAGAGAGACTGTCTTGGACCCTGTTACTAAATTCTCGAGTTATTTCAAAGAAATCGACGACGCtataaagaaaagagaCCACAAGAAACAAGATTATGATGCATCCAAGGCTAAAGTACGTCGACTAATCGAGAAGCCTGCGAAAGATGCATCTAAATTGCCAAGGGCTGAAAAGGAATTGGCCCTATGCAAAGACGTGTTTGATAATTTGAACgatcaattaaaattggaattgCCACAACTAATCTCATTAAGAGTGCCATATTACGACCCTAGTTTCGAAGCATTGGTCAAGATCCAGATGAGATTCTGTACTGATGGGTACACGAGGCTGGCACAAATCCAACAGTATTTAGATCAACAATCAAGAGATGATTATGCCAATGGGTTATTGGACGACCGGATTTCCGATCTCCTGCAACAGATGTCCAGTCTGGACATCTGTGCCTTGGGGTATAAATGA
- the TBLA0D04340 gene encoding acetate uptake transporter family protein (similar to Saccharomyces cerevisiae ADY2 (YCR010C) and ATO2 (YNR002C); ancestral locus Anc_1.425) translates to MEDASSLEDSSLSDKIEEPPKTYTDTDREDISYHSSHYLRQSTSNSPPTIERVYTVGDNQEFIVIGNQKFLKQELIHAFGGTLNPSWQPPPAHRFGNPAPLGLCAFALTTFVLCAYNAKAQGIHIPNVVVGPAMFYGGIVQVIAGIWEIAVENTFGGTALCSYGGFWMSFASLYIPWFGIQAAYEGHEKELGNAIGFYLLGWCIFTYGLALCTMKSTVMFFTLFFLLGHTFLLLSIGSFTGKEKVTQAGGILGIIVAFVAWYNAFAGLTDKHNSYVVLGSIPLPSNDAHV, encoded by the coding sequence ATGGAAGACGCATCAAGTTTAGAAGATTCCTCATTGAGTGACAAAATTGAAGAACCACCAAAAACTTATACTGATACAGATAGAGAAGATATTAGTTATCATTCATCTCATTATTTGAGACAATCTACTAGTAATAGCCCGCCCACGATAGAACGAGTATATACCGTTGGTGATAATCAAGAATTTATCGTCATTGGtaatcaaaaatttttaaaacaagaattaattCATGCATTTGGGGGTACATTAAATCCAAGTTGGCAACCTCCACCTGCTCATAGATTTGGTAATCCAGCACCATTAGGATTATGTGCATTTGCATTAACCACGTTTGTATTGTGTGCATATAATGCCAAAGCACAAGGTATTCATATCCCCAATGTAGTTGTTGGACCAGCCATGTTTTATGGTGGGATTGTTCAAGTCATTGCCGGTATTTGGGAAATAGCGGTGGAAAATACATTCGGTGGTACAGCATTATGTTCATATGGTGGGTTTTGGATGAGTTTTGCATCATTATATATACCATGGTTTGGTATTCAAGCTGCATATGAAGGTCATGAAAAGGAATTGGGGAATGCTATTggattttatttattaggTTGGTGTATATTTACATATGGATTAGCATTGTGTACAATGAAATCCACAGTGATGTTTTTCAcgttatttttcttattaggTCATacatttctattattatccaTTGGATCCTTCACTGGGAAGGAGAAAGTAACCCAGGCTGGAGGTATATTGGGTATAATAGTGGCTTTTGTAGCATGGTATAATGCATTCGCAGGTTTGACGGATAAACATAACTCATACGTTGTTCTTGGATCCATACCATTACCAAGTAATGATGCTCAtgtataa
- the ADP1 gene encoding putative ATP-dependent permease ADP1 (similar to Saccharomyces cerevisiae ADP1 (YCR011C); ancestral locus Anc_1.427): MPNDLVIDETWLKDTLMKDFNKWSSPLNTFNRYNDNDDNNFNEFISLTRYNNRNNNTDNDKCPPCFNCMLPIFECKQFSECNPNTGRCDCREGFAGDDCLTPLCGSLADDNSNRPMRSNETNTCKGQCDDGWSGINCNICEMDSVCDSFMPDSSIKGTCYRNGMIVNRVFEGCNVTNEKIIEILNGKLPQISFSCDKKKQECNFQFWIDEIESFYCGLDACTFEYDLNKNTTHYNCENAKCKCVPGTMLCGKNGSIDISEFLTETIKGPGDFTCDLNTHDCQFTEPSMNDLILTIFGDPYITLNCQSGECLHFSEIPGYKSPTDREKMTWSETIILTLTALAVLTCATLLVLYIANSPLFKTSSIHLSDDEDDDMYYSNEDVAHAGLNGTTTQSFTNKLTQVITTIFGLTAVADTSIQGRDDDFLTSKHVAALSFENISYNVPSISDNNSERDILKNVSGIVKPGEIMAILGGSGAGKTTLLDILAFKRKSGHVSGDIKINGKNVSREIISKMIGFVDQDDFLFPTLTVYEAVLNSALLRLPNSMTFYQKQQRVFQVLEELRIYNIKDRLIGDDFERGISGGEKRRVSIACELVTSPLILFLDEPTSGLDSNNANNVVECLVRLAKNYNRTLVLTIHQPRSNIFHLFSKLVLLSSGEMVYSGEIRRVGEFLKTNGYRCPTDYNIADYLIDLTFDKEIKSVDFPHRDLEEGLNESSGSSTSFPLNTGINFGDDINRFKRTQTQLEWEHFAGHRDELSHLLTNENTANDSANIQQQSKIGNRKRGISIGKVNTQLLHTRFKEGAYFMDLNQEISEVVNQVPNSSNSNSTSTLSFEIPDLQRGASFLQQLLILCSRTFKNVYRNPKLLLANYILTILLSIFLGTLYYDVANNISGFQNRMGLFFFILTYFGFITFTGLSSFAQERNIFIKERSNNYYSPIAYYISKILSEIIPLRVFPPILLSVVIYPMVGLNMRSHAFFKCILILISFNTAIALQILTIGIVVKDLNSSIILSVLVLLGSLLFSGLFINTQEITNFALKYFKNISIFYYAYESLLINEVKTLILKEKKYGLNIEVPGATILSTFGFIVQNLYFDIKILSLFNVIFLILGYLGLKFIVVEQK; this comes from the coding sequence atgcCCAATGATTTAGTAATTGATGAAACATGGCTAAAGGATACCCTAATGAAGGATTTCAATAAATGGTCTTCTCCGTTAAATACATTTAATAGATACAATGacaatgatgataataattttaacgAATTTATATCCTTAACGCGctataataatagaaataataatacagaCAATGACAAATGCCCTCCTTGCTTTAATTGTATGTTACCGATATTTGAATGTAAGCAATTTTCAGAGTGTAACCCAAATACAGGAAGATGTGACTGTCGTGAAGGGTTTGCAGGTGATGATTGTTTGACACCTTTATGTGGGAGTCTAGCTGATGACAATTCGAATAGACCAATGAGATCCAACGAGACAAATACGTGTAAAGGTCAATGTGATGATGGTTGGTCAGGtattaattgtaatatttgTGAGATGGATTCTGTATGTGATTCATTTATGCCGGATTCATCGATCAAAGGTACATGTTATAGAAATGGGATGATTGTTAATAGAGTCTTTGAAGGTTGTAATGTcactaatgaaaaaattattgaaatattaaatggtaaattaccacaaatatcattttcttgcgataaaaaaaagcaagAATGCAATTTCCAATTTTGGATAGATGAGATTGAAAGTTTTTATTGTGGATTAGATGCATGTACCTTTGAGTAcgatttaaataaaaatacaactCATTATAATTGTGAAAATGCAAAATGTAAATGTGTCCCAGGTACAATGCTTTGTGGGAAAAATGGTTCTATTGATATTTCAGAATTTTTAACAGAAACAATTAAAGGTCCAGGTGATTTTACGTGTGATTTAAATACTCATGATTGTCAATTCACGGAACCTTCAATGaatgatttgattttaacAATATTCGGTGATCCTTATATCACTTTGAATTGTCAATCAGGTGAATGTTTACATTTTAGTGAAATACCAGGTTATAAGAGTCCAACTGATCGTGAAAAGATGACTTGGAGTGAAACTATTATCCTAACTTTAACTGCTCTAGCTGTATTAACTTGTGCAActttattagtattatacATCGCAAACTCTCCCTTGTTTAAGACTTCTTCTATACATTTATCAGATGATGAGGATGATGATATgtattattcaaatgaaGACGTTGCACACGCCGGTTTAAATGGAACTACTACTCAATCATTTACTAATAAACTAACACAAGTTATTACAACTATATTTGGTCTTACAGCCGTAGCTGATACATCCATTCAAGGACGAGATGATGATTTCTTAACTTCAAAACATGTAGCAGCATTATcctttgaaaatatttcttataATGTACCATCCATCtctgataataattcagaaagagatatattaaagaatgtTTCGGGTATTGTAAAACCAGGTGAAATCATGGCTATTCTGGGTGGCTCAGGTGCAGGTAAGACTACTCTTTTAGATATTTTAGCATTTAAGAGAAAATCAGGTCATGTTTCAggtgatattaaaattaatggtAAGAATGTTTCAAGGGAGATTATCTCTAAAATGATTGGGTTTGTAGACCAAGATGATTTCCTTTTCCCCACCTTAACAGTGTATGAAGCAGTTTTAAATAGTGCATTATTACGATTACCAAATTCAATGactttttatcaaaagCAACAAAGAGTTTTCCAAGTCCTAGAGGAATTaagaatttataatattaaagatagaCTCATCGGTGATGATTTTGAAAGAGGGATTAGTGGTGGTGAAAAGAGACGTGTTTCCATTGCATGCGAATTAGTAACATCTCCATTGATTTTATTCCTTGATGAACCAACTTCAGGTTTAGATTCAAATAACGCAAATAACGTGGTTGAATGTTTAGTAAGATTggcaaaaaattataatagaACATTAGTATTGACTATTCATCAGCCAAGatctaatattttccatttATTTAGTAAATTAGTATTACTAAGCTCAGGTGAGATGGTTTATTCTGGTGAAATTCGTAGAGTAggagaatttttaaaaacaaatggTTATAGATGTCCAACTGATTATAACATTGCTGATTATCTAATAGATTTAACATTTGATAAAGAAATCAAATCAGTTGATTTCCCTCATAGAGATTTGGAAGAAGGATTAAATGAAAGTTCAGGTTCAAGCACATCATTTCCATTAAACACTGGTATCAACTTCGGTGATGATATCAATAGATTTAAACGAACTCAAACACAATTAGAATGGGAACATTTTGCAGGCCATAGAGATGAATTAAGCCATTTACTCACCAATGAAAACACGGCTAATGATTCAGCAAATATACAACAGCAATCAAAAATTGGTAATCGTAAACGTGGAATTTCCATTGGGAAAGTTAATACGCAATTATTACATACAAGATTTAAAGAAGGTGCATATTTCATGGATTTGAATCAAGAAATTTCCGAAGTTGTTAATCAAGTACCAAATTCaagtaattcaaattcaacaTCCACCTTATCGTTTGAGATTCCAGATTTACAAAGAGGGGCATCTTTTTTacaacaattattaatcttaTGCTCTAGAACGTTTAAGAATGTTTATAGAaatccaaaattattattggctAATTATATTCTgacaattttattaagtATATTCCTAGGGACTCTTTATTATGACGTTGCAAACAATATTAGTGGGTTTCAAAATAGAATGGGgttattctttttcatattAACCTATTTTGGTTTTATTACATTTACAGGATTGAGTTCTTTTGCTCAAGagagaaatattttcattaaggAACGTTCTAATAACTATTACTCGCCAATTGCTTACTATAttagtaaaatattaagcGAAATTATACCTTTGAGAGTTTTCCCTcctattttattatcagtTGTTATCTATCCAATGGTTGGATTGAATATGAGAAGCCATGCCTTTTTTAAatgtattttaattttaatatcctTCAATACAGCCATTGCTTTACAGATTTTGACAATTGGTATTGTGGTGAAAGATTTAAACAGCTCTATCATTTTAAGTGTGCTTGTATTGTTGGGATCATTACTATTTAGTGGGTTGTTTATTAATACACAAGAAATTACTAATTTTGCactcaaatatttcaagaatatttccatattttattatgcATATGAATCCTTATTAATCAATGAAGTCAAAACATTGATCTTGaaggaaaagaaatatGGATTGAATATTGAAGTTCCGGGTGCTACAATTTTAAGTACATTCGGTTTTATTGTGCAAAACTTATACTTCGATATCAAAATACTTTCTCTTTTcaatgtaatatttttgattttgggTTACCTAGGATTGAAGtttattgttgttgaacAAAAATAG
- the PGK1 gene encoding phosphoglycerate kinase (similar to Saccharomyces cerevisiae PGK1 (YCR012W); ancestral locus Anc_1.428), with product MSLSSKLTVKDLQLEGKRVFIRVDFNVPLDGETITSNQRIVAALPTIQYVLEHKPQYIVLASHLGRPNGERVAKYSLKPVAKELEKLLGQKVTFLNDCVGAEVEAATKAAAPGSVILLENLRYHIEEEGSQKVDGKKVKASPEAVTKFRKELCSLADVYVNDAFGTAHRAHSSIVGFDLPQRAAGFLLAKELQYFGKALENPTRPFLAILGGAKVADKIQLIDNLLDKVDSIIIGGGMAFTFKKVIENAEIGDSIFDKAGAEIVPKLMEKAKAKGVKVVLPVDFVIADDFSATANTKTVTDKEGIPAGWQGLDNGPASRKLFAAAVAEAKTIVWNGPPGVFEFEKFSAGTKALLDEVVESCSKGNTVIIGGGDTATVAKKFGVTDKISHVSTGGGASLELLEGKELPGVAFLSEKK from the coding sequence ATGTCTTTATCTTCCAAGTTAACCGTCAAGGATTTACAATTAGAAGGCAAGCGTGTCTTCATCAGAGTCGACTTCAACGTTCCATTGGATGGTGAAACCATTACCTCCAACCAAAGAATCGTTGCTGCTTTACCAACCATTCAATACGTTTTGGAACACAAACCACAATACATTGTCTTGGCTTCCCATTTAGGTAGACCAAACGGTGAAAGAGTTGCCAAATACTCTTTGAAGCCAGTTGCCAaggaattagaaaaattattgggTCAAAAGGTCACTTTCTTAAACGACTGTGTCGGTGCTGAAGTTGAAGCTGCTACTAAGGCTGCTGCTCCAGGTTCTGTTATCTTATTGGAAAACTTGAGATACCATATCGAAGAAGAAGGTTCTCAAAAGGTTGACGGTAAGAAGGTCAAGGCCTCTCCAGAAGCCGTTACCAAATTCAGAAAGGAATTATGTTCTTTAGCTGATGTCTACGTTAACGATGCTTTCGGTACCGCTCACAGAGCTCACTCTTCCATTGTCGGTTTCGACTTACCACAAAGAGCTGCTGGTTTCTTATTAGCTAAGGAATTGCAATACTTCGGTAAGGCTTTGGAAAACCCAACCAGACCATTCTTAGCCATCTTAGGTGGTGCCAAGGTCGCTGATAAGATTCAATTGATTGACAACTTATTGGACAAGGTTGACTCTATCATCATTGGTGGTGGTATGGCTTTCACTTTCAAGAAGGTTATTGAAAACGCCGAAATTGGTGACTCCATCTTCGACAAGGCCGGTGCTGAAATCGTTCCTAAATTAATGGAAAAGGCCAAGGCTAAGGGTGTCAAGGTCGTCTTACCAGTCGATTTCGTCATTGCTGATGACTTCTCTGCCACTGCTAACACCAAGACTGTCACTGACAAGGAAGGTATCCCAGCTGGCTGGCAAGGTTTAGACAACGGTCCAGCTTctagaaaattatttgctGCCGCTGTCGCTGAAGCTAAGACTATTGTCTGGAACGGTCCACCAGGTGTTTTCGAATTCGAAAAGTTCTCTGCCGGTACCAAGGCTTTGTTAGACGAAGTCGTCGAATCCTGTTCCAAAGGTAACACTGTCATCATTGGTGGTGGTGATACCGCTACTGTTGCTAAGAAGTTCGGTGTCACTGACAAGATCTCTCACGTCTCTACTGGTGGTGGTGCTTCCttagaattattggaaGGTAAGGAATTACCAGGTGTTGCTTTCTTATCCGAAAAGAAATAA
- the POL4 gene encoding DNA-directed DNA polymerase IV (similar to Saccharomyces cerevisiae POL4 (YCR014C); ancestral locus Anc_1.429), which translates to MAIFKGRSFILFPNNEVSSINIFENLIKNNGGKIIEYEHDITNASPDINYGYSHIIGLVNDSYLTLNNNKYEIYENNLLLNEMDLNKRKLWEFVKKNNITLVNISSVSFWLKVKKILINQDNIITITKDPGLHLEEISTSDSCNQSTSECETDIGDIINELVKCNSGSSKNLNSNLNNADNVGEVSSSGTLHGLKNEVIPQYNNEIEEDNKSISASSLARNTNGNELLIKTLDKLSKIHTIRGDEFRSRGYKLAKISVSKYPHKIKSAKEAQEKIPHIGASIAKKIETLLKTGKLPGLEIASKLESRKEYFSSCYGIGPVTAENWDSLQINSLNEALKRFPKIFQHDWSILFGWKYYEDWNKKIPRSECVKHMQIIKEELKLLDDSIECEIQGSFRRNRALCGDIDILFYKKECDDISDLYVVLEMLAIKLYKKKYIKCFLQLSKNINLVFDNEIQTTLQKAGISNNEFRSISLTNRPKLFLGAKLSTTIPEFDTSLYTINPEIDVKLHSEDKYMSSSVQANSVSHALEEYPCRRIDFFICKWSEIGASKLHYTGSGEFNREVRKIAISKGMKLTQHGLYQNDILLESFNEKRIFDLLDIPFIEPPDRQELKF; encoded by the coding sequence ATGGCCATTTTTAAAGGACGATCATTTATCttatttccaaataatgaagTGTCATcgataaatatttttgaaaacttGATCAAGAATAATGGCggtaaaataattgaatatgaACATGATATCACTAATGCAAGCCCTGATATAAATTACGGATACAGTCATATCATAGGTTTGGTAAATGATTCATATTTAACattaaataacaataagTATGAGatttatgaaaataatttactcTTGAATGAAATGGACTTAAACAAAAGGAAATTATGGGAATttgtaaagaaaaataatattacgtTAGTAAATATTAGTTCTGTAAGTTTTTGGTTgaaggtaaaaaaaatattaataaatcaagataatataataactATCACAAAGGATCCAGGTCTACATTTGGAAGAAATTTCAACATCTGATAGTTGCAATCAAAGTACTAGTGAATGCGAAACAGATATAGGagatataataaatgaacTTGTTAAATGTAATTCTGgatcttcaaaaaatttaaattccaaTCTAAACAATGCAGATAATGTAGGCGAGGTAAGTTCATCAGGCACACTTCATggtttaaaaaatgaagttATACCACAGTATAATAATGAgattgaagaagataataaatcaataagTGCATCTTCACTTGCAAGAAATACTAATggaaatgaattattaattaagaCTCTGGATAAACTATCGAAAATACATACTATACGTGGAGATGAATTTCGAAGTAGAGGTTATAAATTAGCAAAAATATCAGTCTCTAAATATCCCCACAAGATAAAATCTGCCAAAGAGGCTCAGGAAAAAATACCTCATATTGGAGCAAGTATtgctaaaaaaatagaaactttattaaaaaccGGCAAATTACCAGGATTAGAAATAGCTTCGAAATTAGAGTCAAGAAaggaatatttttcaagCTGTTATGGCATAGGGCCTGTAACGGCAGAAAATTGGGATTctcttcaaataaatagttTAAATGAAGCTCTTAAAAGATTTcctaaaatatttcagcATGATTGGTCAATCTTATTCGGATGGAAGTATTACGAAGACTGGAACAAAAAAATCCCCAGATCAGAATGTGTTAAGCATatgcaaataataaaagaagaattgaaaCTTCTTGATGATAGCATTGAATGTGAAATTCAAGGTAGTTTTCGACGTAATCGTGCATTATGCGGtgatattgatattctattttataaaaaggAATGTGACGATATTTCTGACTTATATGTTGTCCTGGAAATGCTAGCAATAAAGCTTTATAAGAAAAAGTATATCAAATGTTTTTTACAACTCAGCAAGAATATTAATCTGGtctttgataatgaaattcaaaCCACACTTCAGAAAGCAGGGATAAGTAACAATGAATTCCGTTCAATATCGTTAACAAATAGACCTAAGTTATTCTTAGGAGCTAAATTATCTACTACGATTCCAGAATTTGATACATCATTATATACCATTAATCCTGAAATAGATGTTAAATTACATTCAGaagataaatatatgtCAAGTAGTGTTCAAGCAAATTCTGTCTCTCATGCTTTAGAAGAATACCCTTGTAGAAGAATagatttctttatttgtaAATGGTCCGAGATTGGTGCCAGTAAACTTCATTATACGGGTTCTGGTGAATTTAACAGGGAAGTAAGAAAGATAGCAATTTCGAAAGGAATGAAGCTAACACAGCATGGTTTATATCAAAACGATATTTTATTGgaatcatttaatgaaaaacgTATATTTGATCTACTTGATATCCCCTTTATTGAACCTCCAGACAGACAAGAGttaaagttttaa